One region of Acidobacteriota bacterium genomic DNA includes:
- a CDS encoding S8 family serine peptidase: MSATPLSILPTPVRLNAPTGLAGRGVTVAFLDAGFYAHPDLVRPVDRIAHYVSVVTPRARRDDLERSDDSSWHGMMTSVVACGNGFLSNGLYRGLASEARLVLVKCGHVRRVAHDDIRRGLEWVLRHHRRYGIRIVNVSCGGDYEASYLDDAMSQAAERLARAGVLVVAAVGNAGHTAGHAVLPPASAPSVLAVGGLDDGNQLSFQDYGMYHSSYGPTIDGLQKPEVIAPGIWVAAPILPGTPTAAQAALLTRLAAMPAERLGFALEAHPGVDADLDAARHLDPALIRQLVLAKIRDHNVISGAYKHVDGTSFAAPIVSSMAAQMIQANPALTPAALRAILIRTARRLPHVPIDRQGWGVVDPAAAIELARRWAPGAGGAEPGR, translated from the coding sequence ATGAGCGCGACGCCGTTGTCCATCCTGCCGACGCCCGTTCGCTTGAACGCCCCCACCGGCCTGGCGGGCCGCGGCGTCACCGTCGCCTTTCTCGACGCGGGTTTCTACGCGCATCCCGACCTCGTTCGCCCCGTCGACCGCATTGCGCACTACGTGTCGGTCGTCACTCCCCGGGCCCGTCGCGACGACCTCGAGCGGTCCGACGACTCGAGCTGGCACGGCATGATGACGTCGGTCGTCGCCTGCGGCAACGGCTTCCTGTCGAACGGGCTGTACCGGGGACTGGCCTCTGAGGCGCGCCTCGTGCTCGTCAAGTGCGGCCACGTCCGGCGGGTGGCGCACGACGACATCCGTCGTGGCCTCGAGTGGGTGCTCCGCCATCACCGGCGGTACGGCATCCGCATCGTCAACGTCAGCTGCGGAGGCGACTACGAGGCGTCGTATCTGGACGACGCGATGTCGCAGGCGGCCGAGCGCCTCGCACGTGCCGGCGTGCTCGTGGTGGCGGCGGTCGGCAACGCCGGCCACACCGCAGGACATGCCGTGCTGCCTCCGGCCTCCGCCCCTTCGGTGCTCGCCGTCGGCGGCCTCGACGACGGCAACCAGTTGTCCTTCCAGGACTACGGGATGTACCACTCGAGCTACGGGCCGACCATCGACGGGCTGCAGAAGCCGGAGGTGATCGCGCCGGGTATCTGGGTGGCCGCCCCCATTCTCCCCGGCACGCCGACGGCCGCGCAGGCGGCCCTGCTCACACGCCTGGCGGCGATGCCGGCCGAACGTCTCGGGTTCGCGCTCGAGGCACACCCGGGCGTCGACGCGGATCTCGATGCCGCGCGCCACCTCGACCCGGCGCTCATCCGTCAGCTCGTCCTCGCGAAGATTCGCGACCACAACGTGATCTCCGGGGCCTACAAGCACGTCGACGGCACCAGCTTCGCGGCGCCCATCGTCAGTTCGATGGCCGCGCAGATGATCCAGGCCAACCCCGCCCTCACGCCCGCGGCCCTGCGCGCGATCCTGATCCGCACCGCGCGTCGCCTGCCGCACGTGCCCATCGATCGCCAGGGCTGGGGCGTCGTCGATCCGGCGGCGGCCATCGAACTGGCCAGGCGCTGGGCGCCGGGCGCGGGCGGAGCCGAGCCGGGGCGATGA
- a CDS encoding PAS domain S-box protein — protein MSDRVGQSRRREERALEAASPWRKLFDWHPEPMWIVDTHTLAIVDVNDAARALYGYGRDQFLALTARDLEAHPDEDEVAVRLQMAFGGAEPAFVSAHRRRDGTVFDVELRLVPLEVDRTASAVFVGRPVDDARALALALREVSERFDLAARATTDVVYDWNVPTGAIWWNDNLHAVLRFAPGAVGPSIDWWTAQLHPDDRDRVEETLGRSIAERRPVWASEYRFRRGDGTWASVLDRGYLVFDAEGHPLRMIGAMEDITERREAEEALRRSEERFRAFIERSSDILTLLDASSRVTFCSPSLETSVGYRPAEVIGRPLTAYLHPDDVSRVTELLGDLGRVPGAAARFDARFCHRDGSWRTFESVARNLCHVPAVSGIVVNSRDLTDRHRLEAQLLHAQKMDAVGRLAGGIAHDFNNLLMAIGGYAEMAADQLGPSHPVVPDLEHIRYAAARAAGLTRQLLAFGRKAASAPALVDLNGVVRGAQQLLQRLIGEDIELAAEPTPGLWPVRIDPLQFEQVLINLAVNARDAMPTGGRLALSTANVRAPGSGAEPSLAPGDWVRLTVSDTGIGMDEATRAHAFEPFFTTKGPGKGTGLGLATCHGIVTQHGGHIGLGSVPGAGTTVSIFLPRARGTVSSQASASVAPASLDGTETVFVVEDEALVRELAVRCLGARGYRVLQAEDGLAALEVARAFDGPIDLLVTDVVMPHMSGPEMAKRLVVERPTTRVIYTSGYTDDALIRHGAVDPSVDFLAKPYTPEALAAMVRSVLERGVP, from the coding sequence ATGAGCGATCGAGTCGGCCAGTCGCGGCGGCGCGAGGAGCGGGCGCTCGAGGCGGCCTCGCCGTGGCGGAAGCTCTTCGACTGGCATCCCGAGCCCATGTGGATCGTCGACACCCACACGCTGGCCATCGTCGACGTCAACGACGCAGCGCGCGCGCTGTACGGCTACGGGCGCGACCAGTTCCTGGCACTGACGGCGCGCGATCTCGAGGCGCATCCCGACGAGGACGAGGTCGCCGTCCGCTTGCAGATGGCCTTCGGCGGCGCGGAGCCGGCGTTCGTGTCGGCGCATCGCCGGCGGGACGGGACGGTGTTCGACGTCGAGCTCCGACTGGTGCCGCTCGAGGTCGACCGCACGGCGTCGGCGGTCTTCGTCGGACGACCGGTCGACGATGCGCGCGCGCTGGCGCTCGCGCTGCGCGAGGTGAGCGAGCGGTTCGACCTGGCCGCGCGGGCCACGACGGACGTCGTCTACGACTGGAACGTCCCGACCGGCGCCATCTGGTGGAACGACAACCTTCACGCCGTGCTCCGGTTCGCCCCCGGGGCCGTCGGTCCGAGCATCGACTGGTGGACCGCGCAACTGCATCCGGACGACCGCGACCGGGTCGAGGAGACGCTCGGGCGTTCAATCGCCGAACGCCGACCGGTGTGGGCCAGCGAGTATCGATTCCGCCGCGGAGATGGCACCTGGGCCAGCGTGCTCGACCGGGGCTACCTCGTGTTCGATGCCGAGGGGCATCCGCTGCGGATGATCGGGGCGATGGAGGACATCACCGAGCGCCGGGAGGCCGAGGAGGCCCTGCGTCGCAGCGAAGAGCGCTTCCGGGCGTTCATCGAGCGCAGCTCCGACATCCTGACCCTGCTCGACGCTTCGTCGCGTGTGACCTTCTGCAGTCCCTCGCTCGAGACGTCCGTCGGCTACCGCCCGGCAGAGGTGATCGGCCGGCCGCTCACCGCCTACCTCCATCCCGACGACGTGTCGCGCGTGACCGAACTGCTCGGCGATCTCGGGCGGGTGCCCGGTGCCGCCGCACGGTTCGATGCGCGCTTCTGTCATCGCGACGGGTCGTGGCGGACGTTCGAGTCGGTGGCGAGGAACCTCTGCCACGTGCCCGCCGTGTCGGGTATCGTGGTGAACTCGCGCGACCTCACCGACCGCCATCGACTCGAGGCCCAGCTGCTCCACGCGCAGAAGATGGACGCGGTGGGCCGCCTCGCTGGCGGCATCGCGCACGACTTCAACAACCTGCTCATGGCCATCGGCGGCTACGCCGAGATGGCCGCCGACCAGCTCGGGCCGTCGCACCCCGTCGTGCCCGATCTCGAGCACATCAGGTACGCGGCCGCCCGGGCCGCCGGGCTCACCCGGCAGCTGCTCGCGTTCGGCCGCAAGGCGGCGAGCGCGCCAGCGCTCGTGGACCTCAACGGGGTCGTGCGGGGCGCCCAGCAGTTGCTGCAGCGGCTCATCGGCGAGGACATCGAACTCGCGGCCGAGCCCACGCCGGGCCTCTGGCCGGTGCGGATCGATCCGCTGCAGTTCGAGCAGGTGCTCATCAACCTGGCCGTCAACGCCCGAGATGCGATGCCGACTGGCGGCCGGCTCGCGCTCTCGACCGCCAACGTGCGCGCGCCGGGTTCAGGCGCCGAGCCGAGTCTCGCTCCGGGCGACTGGGTCCGACTCACCGTCTCCGACACGGGGATTGGCATGGACGAGGCCACGCGGGCGCACGCGTTCGAGCCGTTCTTCACCACGAAGGGACCGGGCAAGGGAACCGGGCTCGGCCTGGCGACCTGCCACGGCATCGTCACGCAGCACGGCGGGCACATCGGCCTGGGGAGCGTGCCCGGCGCGGGGACGACGGTGAGCATCTTCCTGCCGCGGGCCCGGGGGACGGTCAGCAGTCAGGCATCGGCGTCGGTGGCGCCGGCCAGTCTCGACGGAACCGAGACGGTGTTCGTCGTCGAGGACGAAGCGCTCGTGCGAGAGCTGGCCGTGCGTTGCCTCGGAGCCCGCGGGTACCGGGTACTGCAGGCCGAGGACGGGCTGGCGGCCCTCGAGGTCGCCCGGGCCTTCGACGGTCCGATCGATCTGCTGGTGACCGATGTCGTCATGCCCCACATGAGCGGGCCCGAGATGGCGAAGCGGCTGGTGGTCGAGCGCCCCACGACGCGCGTCATCTACACCTCGGGCTACACCGACGACGCGTTGATTCGCCATGGCGCGGTGGATCCGTCGGTCGACTTCCTCGCCAAGCCGTACACGCCCGAAGCGCTGGCCGCGATGGTGCGCTCGGTCCTCGAGCGCGGGGTGCCGTAG